Part of the Echeneis naucrates chromosome 1, fEcheNa1.1, whole genome shotgun sequence genome, TCCAGGATGTCTTCTTTGCCCTCCAAGAAGCTGACACCTGATCCACACGCACAACAGATTAAAGTTAACTCTTACTGGCAGCTGAAAAATACTGAATGACTACACAGCTTTTAGTAGGTAGGTGAAACGGCACTGTGGAGGTATCACTATTATAATCAAGATGTCATGTCAAGTTTTTCCAAACCGTCTTATTGATATCCTGGTGGAAACATCACGACTCACTATTTTTCAAATCATCCATACAGTGCATGTGCACGGCTTTAGTCAGGTGCATAACTTGGGGGATTTTTAGGTAACTGACTACTTTAATTGAGTGCTTTTGGCTTCCAACGTTTCAGATTCATGAGAATTAATCTACTAGTATTTACACAgaaattatgtttgtttggtgtttttctaaCACGATCTTTGAAGGAGGCCTCGAACAAGGTTGTGACTTGTCAGCATGTGACGTTAGGACTAACACCATCTCCTCAGTTAAGAGGCGACTTTCATGTGACCTCTGTGGTGGCGGTCAGCTCAGAGGTCAGCAGACCGCGGTGAACACGTGACTGACGTGTGATCTGCTCTGGGTTGACCGTTAACCGGTCGTGACTGACGTGTGATCTGCTCTGGGTTGACCGTTAAACCGATCGTGACCCCGCCGACCTGTGTAGAAGACGCTGGTGGCCAGCGGCGCCGCTGTGGTCTGATCCAGGACCAGCTTCCTCATCACCATCCCGGCCGAGGCGCCCGGGAACCTCCGCTCCAGGAAGCGCATCCAGAAGAAATTGaagttgccatggaaactgaAGGCGACCACGGCCACGTTCCTGGTGTGGGACCAGTCCATGTTGTCCCTCCGCGAGAACCACTGGTGGACAAAGTCCCCCCCGGCGAACAGGCAGCCGTACAGGGTGACGTTTGTGACCCACGGAAACCGGCGGACGTGTCTCATAAACGCATTTCGCATCGTGTCCGGTGAGCTGGACGGCGGGAGATGAAGAGGAGTTGTATTGAACCGGTGAGCCGACGGTGACGGACGGAGAGCAGGCTGGCCGGACCTTACCGGACTGACGGCTACGCCGACGGTCCGATCCGGATCAACGACGGAGGGTGTAAGGTCCTGATATAACGAACAAACTCACAGGTGGGTTTATAATCCCAAGGGGGATACTTCCATGTCGAGCACCGTCAGACAGCCGGTACCTCACCGAGAGCCTGTCACCGGCCGGTCCCCTCTCTGGCTGTACAATGGCCACGCCCCTTTTACGTCGACAAACCAGAGCGGAGTGAAAAGGCGGAGCAGAGAGAGCCATCCGGACAGGACCCGGAGTCAGGACCCGGAGCCATCCGTACAGGACCCGGAGCCATCCGGACGGGACCCGGAGTCAGGACCCGGAGCCATCCGGACGGGACCCGGAGTCAGGACCCGGAGCCATCCGGACGGGACACGGAGCCATCCGAACTGGACCCGGAGCCATCCGAACTGGACCTGGAGCCATCCGGACGGGATACGGAGTCAGGACCCGGAAGACCCGGAGCCATCCGAACTGGACCTGGAGCCATCCGGACAGGACCCGGAGTCAGGACCCGGAGCCATCCGTACAGGACCCGGAGCCATCCGGACGGGACCTGGAGCCAGGACCCGGAGTCATCCGAACTGGACCTGGAGCCATCCGGACGATACCCGGAGTCAGGACCCGGAGCCATCCGGACGGACCCGGATAAGAAGAGAGTTAAaccttacattttttttaaaacatctcCATGGCACTACCATAATCCAATTTATCTTTCTAATTCCAACCCGTACTGTTGTAACACACTATTTTATACCGTTTTGAAATGGCATTCGAACAATCCCTAATTCTTCTAAGTCATTGActtttgaaaaattaattatCTCCACTATTTCACTGGGCTTTTCAAACTGGATTTGACCATTTACATTTACTAAACAGCTACAGTATGACAGGTTGTACTAAATACTTTATGCAACTTAAACTAACACAACTAAAGCCTTATGCAGTATATGGTGATTTAAttttaaaccataaaaaaaaaaaaaagacaaaactagttactttcttgttttgcttctaAATAGAAACCATGTCAGCCTTTGTGGAACACATATTTACACATGCAATTTTCTaaaacatacacattcataTACGAGTTTACAGCATCATGGAGAGTGTGTGATGAAACAACATATTCCCCTGTTATCTGGAAGGTACATTTATAGAGAACCCTTCAACGTAAAGTCGACAGCCTTCTCACTGtttataataattaataaataataatttctcAACATTAGGTCAAAGTCATTTTTTATGAGCCAcacttgtattttttatgtacGTTTCAAATCATGCACATATTTCAAAGAGTGAGTCTAGGTTGATTTCTGAACTGAATGTATTGCTTTCAGTCTATCAGTTTGGTATAGATCAATCAGCGTGTAACACTACAGACAGTAGTTCAGGCAATCACTGGCTTTGGAGAATGCTTGTTGGTGCATTCAGGTACATGTAAGAAATGTTATGTACTTAGAAGCAAACTTTTAAAAGCAAAGCAACAATCACTTCATATAATCATTTGCTCCTATTCACAACATCCATGGCTTCTTAATGTTTGCCCTTTAGTTTTAAGTAGCAGTGATATGAAGGCAATCAAATTTCAAGATGATTTTCATTGTGTATTTGCATAAACTGAATTTAGACGTCAGAAAAAGTTAAACATTTGCTGCTtataagccaaaaaaataataataatcccatAAATCTAAGCACTCAAGTGCAAAAGGATATTGGTCTTGTCTTACTGCAACATAGCAGAAGGTGTAAGGTGCAAACTTAATATCACCTCATAAGAGTGGAAATTAACTATTGTAGGCATCAACATAATCCCACGTTCTTCTTCGTCTGTCCTCTTTACTGGACCAGCCAGATGAGTCAGGAGCATTTCAGCAGACACATGGTCCAGTCTCGTGTCACCTTCTTTTAAGacacaatgaattaaaaaacagaGAGTGGGTGTATCCGATTACATAAGAGGCAAAAATAGTCAAGTACAATGTTAAGGTTGAGTTAAAAAGGGCATTAGGCCTCTAAGATTGAACAACCCTCTCCCAGTCCCCCTGCTCAGTCCTATGGTAGAGCTGTGGTTGACCCCCAGGGAACAGGCTGTCAGAGTTTGGATGCTCTAAAAGGAACCGTATGGTGGACTTCATATGCTGGACAAAGTGCGGCGGCTCAGCCATTGGAGAAGTGGACAGGAACTGggcaggagaaagaaagaagagagttaaaactgttaaaacaacAATTATCATATTGTATTAAGTTGTAATTAGAGTCTGAATTGTGGCCAGTTAGGTATTTTGTTTGATGATCTAAATCTCAGCAGTTCATCTTTGAGttcatgtgaatgaatgaagaaattcTCTCAAGGTGTACCTGAGATATCACTTTCTCAAGCATGGCACAGAGGCACAGAGGAatgaaaattattaaaactaaaataagtatatgaaagaaggaaggaaaagaccTTTGAAAGttacttatttttaaaatcccttacctttaaaataatgtcatcacTCTGTGTTAACCAGAAAGCAATATCCAGATTTGAAGACCACTTGCAAGGGCCAATTTTTACAACTTCCCGACTTAAATCATATATATCAACCATCTGTAaggaaaaaagtaattttcatgAATGGTTTCCAGTATACTAACTGTTTGAGTATTATAATAACGTGTCAGTGTATCTGAAAAATTTGACTGTGAACATTTTagagaaaaatatctgaaacaaCTAGTTGATTAAACAGTCATTTGATGCCCCTACAGTTTAAGTAACTGGCTAATCTTCCATTTAACTTGTACGTAGAATTTATGTAAttcaagaaaaagtaaaaacaaaggcCCAGTGTCTGGCTTCTCCAATGTGAGAATTTGCTGCTGTCTCTATTTTGtatctatttgtattttcaaacATGTAGGAGACTGACTGATTATTAAATTTATTAACacttaataatgaaaatgaccAACTGCAGCACAActtaaaattctgtttttgtggCACACGTGCATTTCTTCAAATTTTATATTAGTCATAGAGAGTTGGTTTTGCAAATTACCTGTTCTCCAGTGAAGGTCCGCGCCGACCGCAGCTCTTCTGCAGGTCCTTTATGAGTGAATGAAGAAGGGAACACATCCCCCGTTTTAACATTTACTCCTGTGGAGaaatcaaaacagacacaaaaaattAGCGATCACATTCCTTGAAAAAAGTGCATTATTCATAGTCACCAAACTTACCTATTCCATAGATGATTGGTCTATGAGTTCCATCAACAACAATGTCATTCATTTCtacaacagcagagaaaatgagggTTATGTAGATAAAGATGCAATTTGTGGggatatttaatataaataatatgaaaaatgtaaaatgaaactgTTAAGGTTACCTGTTATGCAACATGTTTCCAGATGAATATCCTCTTTCTGTATCTGGAATGCTGctgtaaagtgaaaataagCCCTTTAACTTTTACATAATTCAAATACTGCCTGCATTATTTCAAAGTGAGACATAAGTTATTTTAGATGACTATACCCAGTATGTTAAGGCTGAGTTCATGAGATGTCTTTGACTCGTCATTAAATCCCCCAACAAGATGGAGCTCTAATCTAAATAAGATAAAGCAAAATAAGGGAAGAAAGAGGTgctaaaatatttgaaaaggaCACTCAGACCAGGTtctcatgtgtttgtctgtttcctaCCTGCCCTCCTTATTGACACTCAGTGATGTAACAGCATTCACAAAGAGTGGCACTTCAGACCAGGTGTTGGACCCATCACAGTGAGCAAGGCAAACAGCCCCACTTCCTAAGAAATAATGCAATCCAATCACGGTCTTTACAAACTGCGTGCACTTGCAGCATAAGGCACATAGCATAAATCTAATAAAGGGAACTTTACCAGTGTGTCGCAGCACAACCAAATGACAGGTGGTGGCATCATCAGATCCAATCACTGACACAGAACCTGTGAGAGGAGGGATAAGAAAGCATTAATGATCATCACCATCAAGATCCTGAATTGGAAGCTGTAGAACTATTTGGGAGCCTTTTATGGGTGTTGTTATTACAAGAATTGAGATCAAACAGTCTAACCACAAaacaatcttaaaaaaaaaaaaaaaaaaaaaaaaaaaattaattttggCTGAATTTCCTCCTTTCAAGGTCAGTGAGGCTGCTGGTGCAGACAATGTAACTTGTGCTTCTTTTTCAGTGCCAATGGCAAAGGACTCCTCTCCTAAATATTCAGAATAACCAATCAggatttttttcatgcttcGGAATAATAATTGGATgatgtagaaaacaaaaatgtgtgtatttaaatgatCATGCATCTCAACTTACTGTCTGCTGGTGTTGTTGCAGCAAATTCTCTCTGTTGGACATACAAGAGGCACTTCGGGTCGACATTGACAAGCGGCTTTGAGTGAAATGTTCTGGCATTATCCTGTAACGTAAAGGTATAAtgttaaatgtatattttactACATGATGAGGGCCATTGTAGATTAGCTTCACTGCAACCCATATTTTATTAGTGTTTATTAGTGTTACTTCATAGGCATTAACTCAGACTGTAAGCCTTTAAGATCTGAGTTGGAAAGGTAGTCTCACTTGTTGCCTCTATACTAAACAATAAACAATCTCTGCCAATGTAATTTCACATCATTCACAATCATTCAAACGTTTCAAACATTTCCTCCAATAAATATGTGTATTAATCTTTCAATGAACATCCTTTAGGCAGTTAATCGTTGCAGTAAGTTAACAACCTTAGATGTGAATATGAGGATGACCGCTTGTTTTATCATCCATTCGCGTTTAGCATGTAGCACTTATCACATCCCGACACGATTCACTTTCTCAGTGACATTCGCTGCCAGCTTTTTATCAAGTGACTTGCTACATTAAAGAAGAATAGGGTTAACTGACGATGGCAGTTTCTCGATAAGCTGAATTTAACTACTTTCTGGAGACAAACCTGCAAATGTGGATATCTGTCGAACAGTTCCGTTGTCGCACTTATGCGGTCTAGACCTCTATTTTGAACGAACAAAGGCATTTCCTCAAGCGAGGTCTCACTTTGAAAACAGCTGGTCACCAAACTAGTATGAAAACCACTAGGTTCATCTTCCTAAAGCTTAATATGTTTTGATATCCGCCTCTCAAAGGAAGAACAGGTGAAGTCGGTCACCTTAGACTTCCGGGTAGGCTTTCTTCTTCTACGGTTTAACCGAGACGGGCTCACAGCGCCACCGACCGTTAAAAGACACGAAGGCGTGCACTGATGGAATTCTCCATTGTCAACAAGCGAACATTTTTACGTAGCGTCGCTTGCGTCGAGACGAAGCTGCGTATAATTACTAGTCGAAGTTACGTCACTAAAGAGGGCAGTGAGGGAAGAAGCggagcagtttgtttttagcGCGGTAACGAACCAAACAATTGCTtataaaagtatttttctgGGAAAAAAGTGCTAGTatgattaatttaatataattaaatagAACGTTTAAAGACGTCTGGGgcatttttaaaacacaaagtaagcatattttgcatttatttaccAATATAGCTTACGACGTAAACAACCCGCTGTCACTCGTGAAAGCTACCGTGTCAAATACAGAGAGgatatttttgtacttttctgtttttccaacatGAGAGGCGGTTCCTCCTATGGAGACAAAGACAGGGACCGTGGACGAGACAGGTACGTCCGCATTTCGTACACGGAGGCAGCACGAATGTGTTTGCCACAGATTTGGTGTTGCGTAATGACAGGACATGACAGGAAGTTTGATCCCAGGCCACAGCTGCGGTGTGAGTCGACAGCAGGAGTCAGacacgacccccccccccccccaccaccaaccGAAACACTGCTGGCTGTATTTTTACAACTGTAACTTCACCCAAAGATTTACCTTGACATGTCGCCTGGGGGGAAAAGGTCGTGTTGTCAACAAAGTCTGGGAGTTTGGCCTCATGGTGGCGCTACAGGCGAAAATGTGGAGTCTCCAAAATTGCTGTCTTTATATTTACATGGAATTCAGAAAGCATTTAgcatcctttttctttttaatagtATGTTTAGTTTTATATGGCTGGAATTGCATTTTCCTATTTGTCTACACAGAGTAACAGTTAGTAAAAATATGTGTTTAGACAGTGTCTGAGATTCCCCTGTGCACCTTATTTCTTAGGCCACGGTTTGGGGCCATGGGTGGTCGCAATGGACCTCCTTCGCAGAAGTTTGGAAATCCAGGGGAGCGTCTGCGCAAGAAGAGGTGGAACCTGGATGAGCTGCCGAAATTTGAAAAGAACTTCTATGTTGAACATGCTGAGGTCCAACACATCAGTCAGGTAAATTTTAGCTATGACATCAGTAGctttatgaaaaatattgattaaaagCATGAAAAGTTATTTGTCAGCATGtctcatttttctcctcttttg contains:
- the LOC115045377 gene encoding mpv17-like protein; amino-acid sequence: MRNAFMRHVRRFPWVTNVTLYGCLFAGGDFVHQWFSRRDNMDWSHTRNVAVVAFSFHGNFNFFWMRFLERRFPGASAGMVMRKLVLDQTTAAPLATSVFYTGVSFLEGKEDILEDWREKFLNTYKTGLMFWPFMQFLNFALVPLYLRTTFTGCCAFVWATFLCFSRQSGDGTAAAALAWMFPPKEDQAEPTKGKTNAEVAPIDGTVSSKPTQN
- the ntan1 gene encoding protein N-terminal asparagine amidohydrolase; amino-acid sequence: MPLFVQNRGLDRISATTELFDRYPHLQDNARTFHSKPLVNVDPKCLLYVQQREFAATTPADSSVSVIGSDDATTCHLVVLRHTGSGAVCLAHCDGSNTWSEVPLFVNAVTSLSVNKEGRLELHLVGGFNDESKTSHELSLNILAAFQIQKEDIHLETCCITEMNDIVVDGTHRPIIYGIGVNVKTGDVFPSSFTHKGPAEELRSARTFTGEQMVDIYDLSREVVKIGPCKWSSNLDIAFWLTQSDDIILKFLSTSPMAEPPHFVQHMKSTIRFLLEHPNSDSLFPGGQPQLYHRTEQGDWERVVQS